TATTTTAAAAGCTAAAGAATACAAGATGTTAGCTGCTGCATTTTTACATGATATTGGAAAACCATATGTTGCTTACCAAAATGAAAAAGATAAAATAACAAAAGAGTTTTCATTTCATAATCACGAAGAGATAAGTTATCACATCATAAAAAAGTGGAAAGTTTCAGAGTACACTAAAAAACTTGTAAGATATCACTACATAATAAGAGGTATGCAAAAAGCAAAAGAGAGAAATCTTTTAGGAGTTTATAAACGTATGAAAAGAAGCTTTGATAAACTTGATGATAATTTTATAGAAGATTTAAAACTTTTTATGAAGTTTGATGATATGGGAAAAATAAGTTTTTTAAAAACTAAAGATAATATTTAAGCTATTTAAAATTTTTTTAGATATAATCAAAACTATTATAGAAATAGAAGAGAAGCCTTGCAATTTACAATTACAGATAAAATAAAACAACTAGAAATAGAAGATATAAAAGAGAATCTTTTTCATTATTCATACGACAATAAAAGCTTAAAAGCCTTAGTTAAAAGCAACACTTCAAAAGAAGATATTTCATACATTTCAGCTTATAGTAGTTTCAAAGGTGAAATTTATGAAAACATCATATATGAATTATTACTTCAATATGTTTTACAAGAAGATGAAATCACTAGATTTGTTTTAAAAGGTCCATATCAAGATAAAGAGAATATTTTTATAAAAAGTGGACTTTTAATAGATAGTAGTTCTCAAATCGTTTACAAATCAGCTTACAAAGATATAAGTGAGTTTGATGCTCTATTTTTTACAAAAGATAGTGTTTATTTTGTAGAGATGAGTACATCTAAAAAAACAGCAAGTTTAAACAAAAGATTAGTAAAAAAATATGCTTTATTAAAGATGATTTTCCCAAGTCTAAATATCAAAGCTTTGATAGTTGTAACAGAAGGTTCAGTAGGACTTAAAAACTTTCCTTCCTACGCAACAATTTGGGTAACAAAAGATTTAGATGATGAAGAGTTGATAGAAAAAATAATTTTTGCAAAAAAAGTAAAAAATGATGTTCAAACTTTAGAAGTACCAAAAAATAAAAAATATATTGAAGCTTGTAAAATAAAATACAAAAAATTCCAATACTTTCCAACTTTAGAATGGATATTAAATACTTCAAGACAAAATCCAAAATTTAGTGTTGATTTAAAATTCTTTTCATCTGCAAAATTGGGTCTTTATTTTGATATATATACAAAACTTTATATTGGA
The genomic region above belongs to Arcobacter ellisii and contains:
- a CDS encoding HD domain-containing protein, whose amino-acid sequence is MKLKRVLKKEFYITLFIKQNKWHRYGVLLHTFAVAFHILKAKEYKMLAAAFLHDIGKPYVAYQNEKDKITKEFSFHNHEEISYHIIKKWKVSEYTKKLVRYHYIIRGMQKAKERNLLGVYKRMKRSFDKLDDNFIEDLKLFMKFDDMGKISFLKTKDNI